GCGGCAGAAGAAATCAGTTTATTTGATTTAGAGTAGGGAGTGACAAATTTGGAAAAACGCCAAGATATTCAAGAATTAACGCTTGAAGAAGTAATGGGCGATCGTTTTGGAAGATATTCCAAATATATCATTCAAGAACGGGCCCTACCTGATATTCGTGACGGGTTAAAACCTGTACAACGTAGAATTTTATTCTCCATGAACAAAGATGGAAATACCTTTGAAAAAAGTTTTAGAAAATCCGCAAAATCAGTCGGAAATATCATGGGGAATTACCATCCCCACGGTGACAGCAGTATCTATGAAGCAATGGTTCGTTTAAGCCAAGATTGGAAACTTCGTGAAGTTTTAATCGAAATGCACGGGAATAACGGAAGTATGGACGGTGATCCGCCAGCTGCAATGCGTTATACCGAGGCTCGTTTATCTGAATTAAGTGGAGAACTTTTAAAAGATATCGAAAAAGAAACAGTGGATTTTGTTTGGAACTTTGATGATACTGAAAAAGAGCCGACTGTTTTACCTGCAAAATATCCTAACTTATTAGTGAATGGTTCAACTGGGATTTCAGCGGGTTATGCTACAGAAATTCCTACGCACAATCTAGCTGAGATCATTGATGGTACGATTTATCTGATCGACCACCCAAATGCGACATTAGATAAACTGATGGAATTTATTCCAGGACCGGATTTCCCGACAGGTGGAATTCTACAAGGGAAAGAAGAAATCAAAAAAGCCTATGAAACAGGTCGTGGCAAAGTAATCCTTCGCTCTAAAACAAGAATTGAACCTTTAAAAGGCGGCAAACAGCAAATTATTGTCACCGAAATTCCTTATGAAGTCAATAAAGCGACTCTAGTTAAGAAGATGGATGAAGTCCGCTTAAACAAAAAAATCGATGGAATTGCCGAAGTTCGTGATGAAAGTGACCGGACAGGCTTACAAATCGCGATCGAATTAAAAAAAGATACAAATGCTGAAGGCATTTTGAATTATCTTTTCAAGAATACTGAGTTACAAATCAACTATAACTTCAACATGGTTGCTATTGATAATATGACACCACAACAAGTGGGTCTAAAACGTATTTTAGATAGTTATATTGCGCACCGTAAACAAGTGATCACTAACCGCAGTCAATATGAATTGAATAAGGCAAAAAAACGCCAACACATCGTTGCCGGTCTAATCAAAGCCTTATCGATCTTAGATAAAGTGATCGAAACGATCCGTGGTAGTAAAGATAAAAAAGATGCTAAAACGAATTTAGTCAAAGCCTATGCCTTTACTGAAGAACAAGCAGAAGCGATTGTGACGTTACAATTGTATCGTTTAACCAATACAGATATTACGCAACTTGAAAAAGAAGCGGAAGAGTTAAACCAGCTTGTTACTGAGTTGACAAAAATTCTGAGTGATGAAAAAGAATTATTCAACGTGATGAAAAAAGAATTACGTGAAGTCAAAAAACAATATGGTAATCCACGCCTGACACAAATCGAAGATGAAATTCAAGAAATCAAGATTGATACGAAGGTTCTGATTGCTCAAGAAGATGTAGTTGTTACGGTTACCCATGAAGGGTACATCAAGCGCAGCAGTTTACGCTCTTACAGCGCATCGAAACCAGAAGAAGTGGGAATGAAAGACGGGGACTTCCTGCTTTACACAGGAGAAGTCAATACATTAGATCACATCTTGCTGATTACAAATAAAGCAAATGTGATTTATCGACCAGTCCACGAACTTCCAGACTTGAGATGGAAGGAAATAGGTGAACATATTTCACAAGCTATTTTAAATCTCTCAATCGACGAATCGATTATAGCTGTTTATACCTATAAAGAACTATCTCCAACCAAAACATTTGTCTTTATGACAAAAGAAGGCATGATCAAACAAAGTAAAATGACCGATTTTGAACCTTGGAGGACCTATAAGAGTCGCCCAACAAACTGTATGAAACTAAAATCTGAAACTGATGAAATTGTAAATGTCTATTTGACAAATGAACAAAAAATCTTAGATGTCTTTTTAGTTAGCCATCGTGGCTTTGGTTTACGCTATCCACTAGAAGAAGTACCTGTAGTAGGTGCCAAAGCTGCCGGTGTTAAAGCCATGAACTTGAAAGAGCAAGATTATGTAGTGAATGGTTTATTAGTTCATGAAGACGGCGATACCCCGATCGTGATGTTAACACAGCGAGGAAGCATTAAACGAATGCTAGCTCAAGAATTACCTCAACTGGGACGTGCCAAACGAGGATTGATGGTTCTTAGAGAATTGAAAAAAAATCCACATCGTGTAACCTTTATGTCGGAAAGCAGCCCATTAGAACTATTAGTTACAACACAAAACGGTAAGCAGTATACGATTGACTCTGAAAAGTATCCAATTAATGATCGAACATCAAACGGTTCCTTTATGCTTGATGAAAAACAAGATGGTGAAATTCTTGAAGTACATGAAATGCATACAGCTGAACTAGAAGCAAAAGAAGAAGAAAATTCTAAATAATTCATATAACTGTTCTATATAATTAGCAAAAAAGGGTATCTGTACTAGCACAGATACCCTTTTTTGTATAACAGATTTCTTACTTTCAATATCAACAAAAAACAAGTTAGTTAATTTTATCACAAATGCAAAACGTTGTTATATAAGCTTTTCGAGTTGAAATAGGTCGTAAAAACAGTGGTTAGTTCAAAATATAGTAAGGAAAGGCTTGCATAAAATCCGCGATGTGTTATACTAATCACATAAAGCTGTTACAGTAGATTTCAGCATACTAAGGAGGCCCACAATGGAGCAATGGAAAGGCTTTAAAGGCGACAAATGGAAAACATCAGTAGACACACGTGACTTTATTCAAAGAAACTACACTGAATACACAGGTGATGATTCTTTCCTAGAACAAATCGCGCCAAGCACAGACAAATTATGGACAAAATTACAGGAATTATTTGAAGTACAACATGAAAAAAATGGTGTATACGACATGGACAGCAACATTCCTGCAACCATTACATCACACGAACCTGGATATTTGATCAAAGAAGAAGAAACAATCGTTGGTTTACAAACGGATGTTCCATTAAAACAAGCATTTATGCCATTTGGCGGTATCAATATGGCAAACAACTCTTTAACATCAAATGGATATGAAGTAGACTCTGAAATGTCTAAAATATTCACAGAGTGGAGAAAAACACACAACCAAGGTGTTTTCGATGCTTATACACCAGAAATGAGATCAGCACGTAAAAACAAAATCATCACAGGTCTTCCAGATGCTTATGGTCGTGGTCGTATCATCGGTGACTACCGTCGTATTGCATTATACGGAATGGACTTCTTAATTGCTGAAAAGAAAAAAGATTTAAGCAACACTGGTAACAAAGTAATGACAGATGATGTTATTCGTTTAAGAGAAGAAATCTCTGAACAAATCAGAGCAATGGCTGATCTTAAAGAAATGGCTTCAACTTATGGTTTTGATATCTCTAAACCAGCTGAAAATGCCAAAGAAGCAATCCAATGGTTATACTTCGGTTACCTAGGAGCAATCAAATCACAAAATGGTGCTGCAATGTCTATCGGACGTATCTCAGCATTCTTAGATATCTATATCCAACGTGATTTAGACGCTGGATTGATCACTGAATTTGAAGCACAAGAAATGATCGATCACTTAATCATGAAATTACGTATGGTTAAATTCGCTCGTACTCCAGAATATAACCAATTATTCTCTGGTTACCCAATTTGGGCAACATTATCAATCGCTGGTATGGGCTTAGATGGCCGTTCATTAGTGACTAAGAGTGATTTCCGTATCTTACACACATTAACAAACATGGGACCATCTCCAGAACCAAACTTAACTGTGTTATATTCTTCACATTTACCAGTTGGATTCAGAACATTCGCTTCTAAAATTGCGAAACAAAGTTCATCTATCCAATTTGAAAATGATGACTTATTACGCGCTAACTGGGGATCAGATGACTGTGCAATTGCATGTTGTGTGTCTGCAACAGTTATGGGTAAAGATATGCAATTCTTCGGTGCTCGTGCCAACTTAGCGAAAGCTGTCCTTTATGCAATCAATGGTGGGGTAGACGAAAAAACGAAGATGCAAGTAGCTCCTAAATTCCGTCCAATGACTGGCGATACTTTAGACTACAACGAATTTATCGATCGTTATAAAGATATTATGGATTGGTTAGCTGAATTATATGTAAATACTTTAAATGTTATCCACTATATGCATGATAAATATTCTTATGAAGCAGCACAATTAGCCTTCATGGAAAGCAACTTAAACCGTACTTTCGCAACAGGGATTGCAGGGATTTCACATGCTGCAGACTCAGTAATGGCGATCAAACATGGTAATGTACAAGTGATCCGTGATGAAGATGGATTAGCAATTGACTATGTTCCTCAAAATGAGTTCCCAACTTATGGTAACGATAATGAAGAAGCAGATGCAATGGCTAACTGGATCCTTGAATACTTCATGACTCAAATCAGACGTCAACATACGTACCGTAATGCAAAACCAACAACATCTCTATTAACAATCACTTCAAACGTTGTTTATGGTAAAGCAACTGGTAACACACCAGATGGTCGTCGTGCGGGTAAACCATTAGCACCTGGTGCTAACCCAAGTTACCAAGATGGTAAATTCTTAGGTGAGAAAAATGGTCTTTTAGCATCACTTAACTCAACTGCTAGATTAGAATATACAAGTGCATTAGATGGAATTTCTAATACACAAACAATCAACCCTAACGGTTTAGGTAAAGATGATGACACAAGAATCGACAACTTACGTAACGTAATGGACGGCTACTTTGATAAAGGCGGTTACCACTTGAACGTTAACGTATTCACAAATGAATTATTATTAGATGCGCAAGCTCATCCAGAAAAATACCCTAACTTAACAATTCGTGTATCTGGATATGCCGTGAAATTCCGTGACTTAACTCCTGAGCAACAAGCAGACGTTATCTCTAGAACTTCTCACGACAGACTATAATAAACAAACAATTGAAGGGTTGACCTCGTGTCAGCCCTTTTTTTAAAAGAAATGAGGAACGAGAAATGACAACTCCTGTTATCGGTAGAATCCACTCTACAGAAAATTTTGGGACCGTTGATGGACCCGGCGTTCGTTTTATTGTCTTTACACAAGGTTGCCGCATGCGTTGTCAATTTTGTCATAACCCAGACACTTGGAAAATTGGTTCTGGCGGACGCGAAGTTACAACAGATGAAGTTTTGGATGAAGCAATCAAGTATCGTTCTTATTGGGGCGATAAAGGCGGCATCACTGTCAGCGGTGGCGAACCGTTACTTCAATTAGAATTTTTAACTGACTTATTTAAAAAAGCCAAAGAAAAAGGAATACATACAACGATCGATACTTGTGGCAAACCATTCACGAGAGAAGAACCTTTCTTTAGCCAATTTCAAGAACTGATGAATTATACTGATTTATTATTATTTGATATCAAACACATTGATAATGAACAGCACAAATTACTGACTTCATTAGGAAATGAAAATATTTTAGAAATGGCCCAATATCTTTCTGAAATTGGTAAACCGGTTTGGATTCGTCACGTTTTAGTTCCAGAGCGTAGTGACTACGATGAGTATTTAATCCGTTTAGATACTTTTATTAAAACATTGAAAAACGTCGATAAAGTTGAAGTATTGCCGTATCATACAATGGGCAAATATAAATGGGATGAATTAGGCCTAGAATATCCACTTAATGGTATCGAGCCGCCTAAAGAAGACCGTGTAGAAAATGCTAAAAAACTACTTCATGTCGATGACTATCAAGGTTTTGCGACAAGATAGTTTATAAAAATAGAAAAGAGCGGCAATTATTGTTGTTTCTTTTCTATTTTTTGTTATTATTAGTAATGAAGAAAAAAGAAGGAGTGAACTATTTTTATGTCAAAAATTCTTGTTTTTGGACACCAAAATCCTGATACAGATGCAATTGGAGCTGCAATCAGCTTTGCATACTTACAAAAAGAACTAGGTAAAGATACAGAAGCTGTAGCATTAGGTGCACCAAGCGAAGAAACTCAATATGCACTAGATTACTTCAATGTAGATGCACCAAGAATCGTAGAAAGCGCTGCTAATGAAACAAAACAAGTCATGCTTGTAGATCACAACGAATTCCAACAAAGTATTGCTGATATTGCAGATCTAACTATCCTTGCTGTAGTCGATCACCACCGTATCGCTAACTTTGAGACAGCTGATCCATTATACTATCGTGCAGAACCCGTAGGCTGTACAAGTACAATCGTTTTAAAGATGTTTAAAGAAAACAATGTCACTATCCCTAAACAAATTGCTGGGATGATGGTGTCAGCGATCATTTCAGATACGTTGTTATTCAAATCACCAACATGTACACAAGAAGATATCGATGCAGCAAATGAATTAGCAGATATCGCAGAAATCAACTTAGACGGCTATGGTTTAGATATGTTAAAAGCTGGTACAAATTTAAGTGATAAATCAGCTGAAACATTATTAGATTTGGATGCTAAAAGCTTCCCAATGGGAGATAAAAACGTTCGTATCGCACAAGTCAATACAGTTGATCTAAATGAAGTACTAGACCGTCAAGTAGAGCTAGAAGCGGCAATGAATAACGCAAACGCAGCGAATGGGTATGACTTATTCGTCTTGATCATCACAAATATTTTAAATAGTGATTCTGAATTATTAGTGATTGGAGATTCATTAGATAAAGTAGAAGCAGCATTTAAGGTGAAATTAGATAATAACCGTGCATTTTTAAATGGAGTTGTTTCTCGTAAAAAGCAAGTTGTTCCTCAATTAACAGAAGCATTTAGTTAAAAACTATACATCTGATTTAGCAACTTAATAAACTACAGGT
This sequence is a window from Enterococcus sp. 7F3_DIV0205. Protein-coding genes within it:
- the parC gene encoding DNA topoisomerase IV subunit A, with the protein product MEKRQDIQELTLEEVMGDRFGRYSKYIIQERALPDIRDGLKPVQRRILFSMNKDGNTFEKSFRKSAKSVGNIMGNYHPHGDSSIYEAMVRLSQDWKLREVLIEMHGNNGSMDGDPPAAMRYTEARLSELSGELLKDIEKETVDFVWNFDDTEKEPTVLPAKYPNLLVNGSTGISAGYATEIPTHNLAEIIDGTIYLIDHPNATLDKLMEFIPGPDFPTGGILQGKEEIKKAYETGRGKVILRSKTRIEPLKGGKQQIIVTEIPYEVNKATLVKKMDEVRLNKKIDGIAEVRDESDRTGLQIAIELKKDTNAEGILNYLFKNTELQINYNFNMVAIDNMTPQQVGLKRILDSYIAHRKQVITNRSQYELNKAKKRQHIVAGLIKALSILDKVIETIRGSKDKKDAKTNLVKAYAFTEEQAEAIVTLQLYRLTNTDITQLEKEAEELNQLVTELTKILSDEKELFNVMKKELREVKKQYGNPRLTQIEDEIQEIKIDTKVLIAQEDVVVTVTHEGYIKRSSLRSYSASKPEEVGMKDGDFLLYTGEVNTLDHILLITNKANVIYRPVHELPDLRWKEIGEHISQAILNLSIDESIIAVYTYKELSPTKTFVFMTKEGMIKQSKMTDFEPWRTYKSRPTNCMKLKSETDEIVNVYLTNEQKILDVFLVSHRGFGLRYPLEEVPVVGAKAAGVKAMNLKEQDYVVNGLLVHEDGDTPIVMLTQRGSIKRMLAQELPQLGRAKRGLMVLRELKKNPHRVTFMSESSPLELLVTTQNGKQYTIDSEKYPINDRTSNGSFMLDEKQDGEILEVHEMHTAELEAKEEENSK
- the pflB gene encoding formate C-acetyltransferase, yielding MEQWKGFKGDKWKTSVDTRDFIQRNYTEYTGDDSFLEQIAPSTDKLWTKLQELFEVQHEKNGVYDMDSNIPATITSHEPGYLIKEEETIVGLQTDVPLKQAFMPFGGINMANNSLTSNGYEVDSEMSKIFTEWRKTHNQGVFDAYTPEMRSARKNKIITGLPDAYGRGRIIGDYRRIALYGMDFLIAEKKKDLSNTGNKVMTDDVIRLREEISEQIRAMADLKEMASTYGFDISKPAENAKEAIQWLYFGYLGAIKSQNGAAMSIGRISAFLDIYIQRDLDAGLITEFEAQEMIDHLIMKLRMVKFARTPEYNQLFSGYPIWATLSIAGMGLDGRSLVTKSDFRILHTLTNMGPSPEPNLTVLYSSHLPVGFRTFASKIAKQSSSIQFENDDLLRANWGSDDCAIACCVSATVMGKDMQFFGARANLAKAVLYAINGGVDEKTKMQVAPKFRPMTGDTLDYNEFIDRYKDIMDWLAELYVNTLNVIHYMHDKYSYEAAQLAFMESNLNRTFATGIAGISHAADSVMAIKHGNVQVIRDEDGLAIDYVPQNEFPTYGNDNEEADAMANWILEYFMTQIRRQHTYRNAKPTTSLLTITSNVVYGKATGNTPDGRRAGKPLAPGANPSYQDGKFLGEKNGLLASLNSTARLEYTSALDGISNTQTINPNGLGKDDDTRIDNLRNVMDGYFDKGGYHLNVNVFTNELLLDAQAHPEKYPNLTIRVSGYAVKFRDLTPEQQADVISRTSHDRL
- a CDS encoding manganese-dependent inorganic pyrophosphatase, encoding MSKILVFGHQNPDTDAIGAAISFAYLQKELGKDTEAVALGAPSEETQYALDYFNVDAPRIVESAANETKQVMLVDHNEFQQSIADIADLTILAVVDHHRIANFETADPLYYRAEPVGCTSTIVLKMFKENNVTIPKQIAGMMVSAIISDTLLFKSPTCTQEDIDAANELADIAEINLDGYGLDMLKAGTNLSDKSAETLLDLDAKSFPMGDKNVRIAQVNTVDLNEVLDRQVELEAAMNNANAANGYDLFVLIITNILNSDSELLVIGDSLDKVEAAFKVKLDNNRAFLNGVVSRKKQVVPQLTEAFS
- the pflA gene encoding pyruvate formate-lyase-activating protein → MTTPVIGRIHSTENFGTVDGPGVRFIVFTQGCRMRCQFCHNPDTWKIGSGGREVTTDEVLDEAIKYRSYWGDKGGITVSGGEPLLQLEFLTDLFKKAKEKGIHTTIDTCGKPFTREEPFFSQFQELMNYTDLLLFDIKHIDNEQHKLLTSLGNENILEMAQYLSEIGKPVWIRHVLVPERSDYDEYLIRLDTFIKTLKNVDKVEVLPYHTMGKYKWDELGLEYPLNGIEPPKEDRVENAKKLLHVDDYQGFATR